The following proteins are encoded in a genomic region of Mustela erminea isolate mMusErm1 chromosome 3, mMusErm1.Pri, whole genome shotgun sequence:
- the LOC116585554 gene encoding LOW QUALITY PROTEIN: T-cell-specific guanine nucleotide triphosphate-binding protein 2-like (The sequence of the model RefSeq protein was modified relative to this genomic sequence to represent the inferred CDS: inserted 1 base in 1 codon) yields MGQSLSSTSSYTKSSDLASSFDKLFKNFKPESKILFQETIALIETRLRVGDIPRVASVISDALRDIDIAPLNIVVTGEPGTGKSSFINALRRVRHDEEGAAPTRAVETTLERRAYKNPKLPNVTFWDLPGMMTTTFQPQKYLKKMKFGEYDFFIIISSTCFKINDAHLAEAIRRMENFYFVRTKVDSDLHSAKISKPSTFNKDEILQRIRSDCVAQLENANMGGTQFFLIPSFDLSDYDFPHLETTFLRVLPAHKRHIFMQYLPNVMEAAIDPKRDSLKQKVWLEALMAGASATIPFLGFISDNDVEKLEETLTLYRSYFGLDDSSLETIAKDLHVSPEKXKANLTSPHLLSAEKGDELLGEKLLRYVEKFCAVTGGPIASGIYFRKIFYLQNYFLEMVVNDAKVLLKKQVIFKDPVDSGQSYLPQNVRNESGENEQPDPELFSVLAWHRDLEG; encoded by the exons ATGGGTCAGTCCCTCTCTTCCACATCCTCTTATACAAAGAGTAGTGATTTGGCCTCCAGCTTTGACAAGCTTTTTAAGAACTTCAAGCCAGAAAGCAAAATCCTCTTTCAGGAAACCATCGCACTGATTGAAACACGCCTGAGGGTGGGGGACATTCCCAGAGTGGCTTCTGTAATTAGTGATGCATTGAGAGATATTGACATTGCCCCTCTAAACATTGTTGTGACCGGGGAGCCTGGAACAGGGAAGTCTAGTTTCATAAATGCCCTGCGGAGGGTGAGGCATGATGAAGAAGGGGCTGCCCCCACCAGGGCAGTGGAGACAACCTTGGAGAGAAGAGCATACAAAAACCCGAAACTTCCCAATGTGACATTTTGGGATCTGCCTGGTATGATGACCACTACCTTTCAGCCACAGAAGTATCTGAAGAAGATGAAATTTGGTGAGTATGACTTCTTTATTATCATCTCTTCTACATGCTTCAAAATTAATGATGCTCATTTGGCTGAAGCAATTAGAAGAATGGAGAATTTCTACTTTGTTCGAACTAAAGTGGACAGCGATTTACATAGTGCAAAAATAAGTAAACCCAGCACATTCAATAAGGATGAAATCCTACAAAGGATCCGCAgtgactgtgtggctcagttggagaATGCTAATATGGGTGGCACTCAGTTCTTCTTAATCCCTAGCTTTGATTTGTCTGATTATGACTTCCCACACCTGGAGACCACCTTTCTGAGGGTGCTTCCAGCCCACAAGCGCCACATCTTCATGCAATACCTGCCGAATGTTATGGAGGCCGCCATTGACCCTAAGAGGGATTCCCTGAAACAGAAGGTCTGGCTGGAGGCCCTGATGGCTGGAGCATCAGCCACCATCCCTTTCCTCGGTTTTATCAGTGATAATGATgtggagaagctggaggagacTTTAACCCTCTACAGGTCTTACTTTGGGCTGGATGACTCATCCCTGGAAACCATAGCCAAGGACTTGCATGTGTCACCGGAGA CCAAGGCAAACCTCACCTCTCCCCATTTGCTATCAGCTGAGAAGGGTGATGAGTTATTAGGAGAAAAACTGTTGAGATATGTGGAAAAATTCTGCGCTGTTACTGGAGGACCCATTGCCAGTGGTATTTACTTTAGGAAGATATTCTACTTGCAAAATTATTTCCTTGAGATGGTGGTGAATGATGCAAAAGTTCTTCTtaaaaaacaagttatttttaaGGACCCTGTTGACTCTGGGCAATCCTATCTACCTCAGAATGTCAGGAATGAAAGTGGGGAAAATGAGCAGCCAGATCCTGAATTATTCTCAGTATTGGCATGGCACAGGGACCTGGAAGGATGA